GCGGTCAAGGTGACGGGGCGCTGCGGAGAGATCGAGGGGAAGGACTTCGAGCGCCTGCGCGAGCACGGTTTCACGGACTCGGACATCTGGGACATCGGCGCCGTCGCGGCCTTCTTCAACATGTCCAACCGCATGGCCAGCCTGGCCGGCATGCGCCCGAACCGCGAGTTCTACGCCATGGGCCGCGGCCAGTAAGCGCGGCATCCGCGCCGCGGTCCGCCCGGGCCGGCGCTCTGTCTTCGGATCGCCGCGAGAACGCCCTACCGCGCCGGCCTGGCCCAGATGCCGCGGTCGTGCATCAGGCGGATCTGCCGCTTGATGACCTTCTCGCGGTACTCCTTGTGCTTCATGGGCGCGCGTTTGAGGTAGAGGTTCTTCGGGTAGATCGGCTTCTCGTAGAGGAGCTGGTAGAGCTCCGTTCGCAGGTCCTTCATCCAGTTGTCCCACTGCGCGCGCGCACGGTGGTCGCGGAGCGCCTCGATGTCCACCACGCCGCCCACGTAGGTGGAGCCCGCGCCGTAGTCCTGCCGGCCGACGATCTGGCCCTTGTAGTTGATGACGAAGGAGCGCCCGCCGAAGGTGTCGATGGGCGTCGTCTCCTCCGGGAAGAGGTAGTAGGTGCCCATGTTGGGCGCCACGACGTACATGTTGTTGTCCAGCGCCCGTGCCCGGCTCTGGATCTCGAAGATCTCGTTGCCCGTGGCCGGGTGCGGGTAAGAAGCGCGGTAGACCACCTCGGCGCCGTTGAGCGCCAGCGCCCGGGCGTTCTCGGGGTAGGACCCCTCGTTGGCCATCATGATGCCGAGCCGCCCGATCTCGGTGTCCACCACCGGCCAGAAGGCCTGCAGGGTTCGCCCGTACTTCTCGACCCACCAGTCGTAGACGTCGTGGGGGCAGACGGAGTGCTCCACCGGGAAGAGCGGCGAGACCTTGTAGTGCTGCAGGATCACCTTCCCGCGCGGGTTGATGATGAAGCCCACGTTGAAGAAGCGGTCCTTGAGGTCCGGGTGGCGCGCCTTGGCCTGGGCCATGACGAAGGCCCCGTACTCCTTCGCGATCGCGCCGAGGGCCTCCGTCTCCTCGCCGGGGATGTCGATGGCCCCCTCCCGCGCGAAGGTCGCGTGGTCGAGATCGAGCACCTCGTCGTTGAAGCCCTGGAGCGCCCCCTCCGGGAAGGCGATGAGCCGCACGGGCAGGTCGAGGCTCGACAGCCAGGAGGCCGCCTTCACCAGGTGCGCGAGGTGCTCCAGGTTGATCCTGATGTCCTTCCGCTTGCGGATCCCGCGCACGGTGGGGATGAGGCCGACGGCGGTGTACGGCTTGATCATCGGGTGTCTCCTTGCTGTTTGTGCACCTCTTCCATGATCATGGTGTTGAGGTCGTCCACGAGCTTCGCGCGATCGGCGGTGCGGTCGTTGCGGATCAGCTCCCGGATCCGGGAGGGCCGCGCCGAGAGCATGATGAGCGTGGTGCCGACGGCCGCCGCCTCCTCGATGGAGTGGGTGACGAAGACGATGGTGCGCGCCGTCTCGGCCCAGATGCGCCGGACTTCCTCCTGCATGATCCGCCGGTTCTGGGCGTCCAGGGCCCCGAAGGGCTCGTCCATCAGGAGCACGTCGGGCTCGATGGCCAGCGCGCGGGCAATGGCGGCCCGCTGCCGCATGCCCCCGCTCACCCGCCCGGGGTAGTACTCCTCGAACCCCCGGAGCCCCGCGACGCGGAGATGCTGCATCGCCCGGAGGTGGCGCTCCTCCCGGGGCAGGCCCAGCGGCTTCAGCACGAGGGCCACGTTGTCCCGGAGCGTGAGCCAGGGCAGGAGCCGGTCCTCCTGGAAGACGATGCCGACCTTGCGCTCGTGGCGCTGGTCGGCCACGACCGGCTGGCCGTCGAGACACACGGTGCCGCGCGTGGCCGGCTCGATCCCGCCCAGGATGCGTAGCAGCGTCGTCTTGCCGCAGCCGTTCGGCCCGAGGAGGCACACGAACTCCCCCGCCTCCACGCTGAAGGACACGTCCTGGATGACCGGGATCAGGTAGTCCTTCCCGATCCCGCTCGCGCTGAGCTTCACCGCCATCGCTGCAGCCGGCGGCTCGCCGCGTCGAAGACGAGCTTGTCGGTCACGAGCATGACGAGGATCATCACGAGCGCCCAGACGAACACCATCTGGGTGGCGAGGATCTCCCGGCTGTAGTTCATGATGTAGCCGATGCCGGACGTCACGCCGAAGATCTCGGCCACCACGGACACCTTGAGCGCGAGCCCGAAGCCCACCTTCATCCCGGCCACCAGGTAGGGCAGCGTCGAGGGGATCACGATGGACGTGAACTTCTCCCGGCTGCCGAGCCGGTAGACGTCGCCCATCTCGAGGAGCCGCCGGTCCACGCTCGCCACGCCCTCCACCAGGTTCGAGGCCACCACGGGGAGCGTGATCATGAAGGTCGTGAAGATCGGCGCCCAGTGGCTGAGTCCGAACCAGATGAGCGAGATGACGATCCAGACGAACACCGACGTCGAGTTGAGGACGGCGAGAAGATCGTGCACCACCCCGCGGGCCAGCCGGGACACGAAGGCCGCCAGCGCCAGGCACACCGCCACCAGCACGGCGCCGCCGAAGCCCACCAGGATCCGGGAGAGGGAGGCGGCGGTGTGCGTCCAGATCTCGCCGCTCCTGAGGATCTCGACGAAGCCGGACACCACCGCGCGCGGGGCCGGCAGGACATAGGCGCCGTAGCGCCACGAGAGCAGCGACCAGACGACGAGGACGGCGGCCGCCACGCCGACGGTCGGCAGGTGGAGCCGGCCGGCCCACTCGCGCCCGCTCACGCGCCCCGGACCCGGTCAGGCCCGGTGAAAGAATTCCCGACGGATCCGGTCCGGGTTGTCCCAGATGTCGGACTTCAGGAAGCCGAACTCCTTGTTGAGCTTGAGCTGCACGATCAGCGTCTCGATCTGCTCCTCGGGCAGCCCCGAGAGCATGCGCACCGTCTCCCGGTGGGCGACGGCGATGACGTCCCTGGGCAGCCGGGTCACCTCCCCCACGATCTCCATGGCGCGCGCGGGTTTCTTGTACCAGATGTCCACGGCGTCCCGCTGCGCGTCGTTCAGGTCCTTCGGGAACGACGGGTGCTTCTGGATGAACTCCGTGCTCGCCAGGTAGCAGACGTGCACCGGGAAGCCGGAGGGCCGACCCGTCGCCTTCCGCCAGAGGTCGATCTGCTTGGCGAGGTACACACCCTCTCCGCGGAACACGACCTGGTCGGTGATGGGCTGCCAGGCGATGATGGCATCCACGTCCTTCTTGCCGAGCATGGTCACCATGTCGGGCGGGGAGGTGGCGGTGACGAGCTGGGTCTCCTTCTGGAGGTCGAGCCCGTACCCCTTGAGCGTGAGCGCGCGGATATCGAAGAACGTCGAGGTCCCGACGATGGCCGCCACCTTCTTGCCCCGCAGATCCTCGACCTTCGTGAGCCCGGCGTCCTTGCGCGCCACGATGGCGCCGAGCACCGCCGTCGCGACCCCCGTGACCTTGAGCGGCACGCCGTCCTCGAAGGCCTTGGCCGCCAGCGCGAAGCTCATGTCGATGGCGTCCACGTTCCTGGCGGCGAGCTGGTTCAGGAGGGGCCCCGGCGCGCCCGCCACGATCGAGTACTCTGCGGTCCAGCCGTAGCGGCCGAGGAGATCCTCCTTGTGGATGATCTCCGTGGCCGCCCAGCCGAGCTGGAGGTAGGCGAGCCGGACCTTCCCCTTGGCCTGGGCGCGGAGGACCGCCGGCGCCCCCAGCACGACCGCCCCTGCCGCGGCGGCGCCTCCCGTGACGAACTCCCTGCGTCGGATCATCGCGTTCCTCCTCCGCTGTGAGCCGGCGCCCTGGCGCCGGGGACTACCCTCGGATCTGCGGCAGGTCCCGCAGCGCTGCCTCCACCTTCTCGGACGGGTACTCGTAGTCCTGGAGCTTGCCGGCGAGATAGGCCTCGTAGGCACCGAGATCGAAGGCGCCGTGGCCGGAGAGGTTGAACAGGATGGTCTGGCCCCGGCCGGCCTCCTTGCAGCGAAGGGCCTCGTCGATGACCACGCGGATGGCGTGCGCCGACTCGGGCGCGGGGATGATGCCCTCGCTCCTCGCGAACTGGATGGCCGCCTGGAAGGTGGCGAGCTGCGGCACGGCCACCGCCTCGATGTACTTCTCGTCATAGAGCTTGCAGACCAGGGGCGCCATCCCATGGTAGCGCAGGCCCCCGGCGTGGAGCGGCGCGGGGATGAAGGTGTGGCCGAGCGTGTGCATCTTCACCAGCGGCGTCATGCCCACCGTGTCGCCGAAGTCGTAGACGTACTTGCCCTTGGTGAGGCTGGGGCAGGCCGTGGGCTCCACGGCGACGATGCGCGTCTTCTTGCCCGAGGTCAGCTTGTCGGCCACGAACGGGAAGGCCAGCCCGGCGAAGTTGGGGCCGCCGCCCGCGCAGGCGATGACGTTCTCGGCCTCGTCCTCCGCCTTCTCGAGCTGCTTCTTGGCCTCGAGCCCGATGATGGTCTGGTGGGTGAGCACGTGGTTGAGCACGCTGCCCAGCGAGTACTTGGTGTCCTCGCGCGTCGCCGCGTCTTCCACGGCCTCGCTGATGGCGATCCCGAGGCTGCCGGGGGAGTTCGGATCCTGCTCCAGCATCTTCTTGCCGGCCTGGGTGTCCGGGCTCGGGCTCGGCACCACCTGGGCGCCCCAGGTCTCCATCATCACGCGGCGATAGGGCTTCTGCTGATAGGACACCTTGACCATGTAGACCTTGCACTGCAGCCCGAAGAACTGGCAGGCCATGGCCAGGGCCGAGCCCCACTGTCCCGCGCCCGTCTCGGTGGCGATGCGCGTGACGCCTTCCTTCTTGTTGTAGTACGCCTGGGCGACGGCGGTGTTGGGCTTGTGGCTGCCCGCCGGGCTCACCCCCTCGTACTTGTAGTAGATGCGCGCCGGCGTCCCGAGGGCCTTCTCGAGCCGCCGCGCGCGGTAGAGGGGGCTCGGCCGCCACAGCCGGAGGATGTCCCGCACCTCGTCGGGGATCTCGATCCAGCGCTCCTGGCTGACCTCCTGCTTGATCAGCTCCATGGGGAAGAGCGGTGCCAGGTCCTGGGGGCCAATGGGCTGCCCGGTGCCGGGATGCATCACCGGCGCGGGCGGCGTCTTGAGGTCCGCCGCGATGTTGTACCACCGCGTCGGCATCTCGCTCTCGGTGAGCACGTACTTCGTGGTCGCGTCATCCGCGTGCTTGGCCATCGCCGCCTCCTCCTGGGTACGACGTGCGGGTGGGACTGAGGGGAAAGTGTGCAAGACAGTACAGCGGGTGGGTCGGCCCTGTCAACGGCTCTGGGGGTGCTTCCGTCGAAGGTAGACCCCCTGACCGCTCCCGGCGGGCGGCCCAGGCGTCAGGGGGACGAGGAGATGGCCATGATCTACACCGTCACGGGGCCCTGGAAGGCCCGCGGTAAACACAAGGGAAGACGGCGGCTGCGGCTGCCGTCTTCCCTGCGTCAGGCCTGCCGACAGATCAGCGCTGCTTGCGCCGGCGGGCGGCCGCCAGGCCGGCCAGACCAAGGCCGAGCAGGACGAGGGAGGCGGGTGCGGGAACGCCCGTGGGCGGGGGTGGGGGCGGCTCGGCCAGGCCGAGCACGCCCACCGTCAAGCCATGCCAGAATTCACTGGTGTGAGTGAAGGAGATGGACGAGAAAGCACCGGGCAGTCGAATGACGCCATGCACCTCGCCTGCCCCCGTGAAGCCGGTGCTCCCGGCGTTCAGGAGCGGCGTGCCACAGCCAAAGAACCCGCACCCGAAGCTCAGGATCTCGATCGGCACCCCGAAATCGACCACGTTGCCGTTCCAGCTCACCAGCGCCAGGAGTGGGTCCTCGACCGGCTCCGAGAACGTGATGGTCGCGAGGCCCCCGGAACCCAACGCAATGATGTCGGAGGCGGGAGGCGCATTGTCCACCGTCGAGCTGATGTACGGGGCCCCCGGGCTCCAGAAGTTGGTGCCGCCGCTCGTCTGGGCGAAGAAATACGACCCGCTGAAGGCCACGTCGACCGTGCTCGATCCGACCGTCAGGCTACCCAGGACTCCCGGGGCCCCGGCTGTCTCGGTCGTCCAGTCGGTCCAGAAGGCCGGGACCGCCATGGCACCAGACGCGGATGTCATGACCAGCACCAGCACTACGAGAGTTCGGAGAAGGACGCTCATGTCGATGCCCCCTTGGCCTCGGATGTGAGTGCTGAGAAACGGCCTCGCCTGGGTTCCTGCGCGTAGCGTGCCAAGACCGCAACTAGCTGAAATACAGGCCGTCGCCTTCGGGCATATGGGACCGGGAGCGACAAGCGTAAGCTACGCCGACAGTTCTCTAGCTCACCTTGCCCAGTCACCCTGGGACTGCCGGCTCGCCCCTGGCCCAGCGGGGAAGGCGGATTCTGGTCAGGCCGGGGGCCGCGAGTGGAGGGCGAGGCCGACAGCAGCCGCCAGGTCTACGGCCTGCAAGCAATCGCGCTCGCCCCAGAAACCCCTGGGGTCGAGGAGCACGGCCTCCATCCCCACCCCGCGCGCGCCCAGCACGTCCACCGAGTAGAGGTCGCCGACGTAGACCGCCTCCTCGGGGGCGACCCGGGCCTCCGCCAGCCCGATGCGGAAGATCCGGGCATCGGGCTTCTCCACCCCTACCACCGCGGAGTCGACGATGAGGTCGAGATGGGCGGCCAGCCCGGTGGCCTCGAGAATGGAGCGCACGGAGCCGTTCGAGTTGGAGATGACCCCGGCCACGAGCCCCGCTGCCTTTACGCGCCGGAGCGCCGACTCCGCCCCCGGATCGGCGACGTTCCAGAGCCCCACGGGCAGGTTGTAGCCGCGCCGCCAGCGCGCAAGCGCCTCGATCTCCCCCTCGTCGGTGATCCCGAGATGCTCCAGGATGTATCGGAGGTAGCGGCCCTGCGTGGTCCCGCTCTCGGTGGAGTCGCTCGCAACCGTGGCGGCATCGGGCCGGGCCCGCGGTCCCAGGTGCCTGTCGAGCCTGACGCGGGCCCGCAGCTCCGCCTCCTCCACGGCGGCGCCCGTCACCGGCCGCCCGCGCGCCAGGAGCTCCGCGGCGATGACACTGTAGTTCATGCGCAGCAGCGTGTTGCCCGCGTCGAAGATGACGGCGCGAAGCGGCCGGGAGCGTCGGAGCGACGGTGAGGGGGCCATGGGCTTTCGCGCCCCTCATTATAATGGAGCGCCATGACCGCCCTCGGCGCCGGCCTGCGCTGGCTCAACCTGCTCGCGGGCATCTGCCTGGTGGGGATCTTCACCGCCTCGCTGCTCGCGGGGCCACGGCTGTCCCCCACCGCCCGCGGCTGGGAGGAGGGCCTCGGGCGCTGGGCGCGCCGGCTCGCCGCCCTCGCGCTCCTCTCCGGGCTGGGGCTTCTCGCGCATCAGTCGGCTCACCTCGCCGGACGGCCCGCGGCTGCCCTCGAGGTCGGGACGTGGCTCGGCGTCCTGCTCGAGACACGCTGGGGCACCGTGTGGCTCCTCCGCCACGTGCTGCTCCTCCTGCTCGCGGCCCTCCTGCTCCTGCGCGAGCGCGAGGCATCCCGCGCCGACTGGGCGGCCCTCCGGGTCGAGTCGTGGATGCTCGGCGTCGCGGCGCTGGCCGCGCTGGGCTGGGCAGGGCATGCCGCTGCGGTGGAGCCCGGCGCCCTCCCCGCCGCGCTGGTGGACATGGCCCATCTCATCGCCACAGGCATCTGGCTCGGCACGCTGCTGCCCCTGAGCCTCTTCTGCCGCGCCGCCTCGCGAGAGGCGGGAGCCGACAGCCGCCCCTGCGCGGTGCTCGCCGTCCGCCGCTTCTCCGGCCTCGCGCTGGCGGCAATCCTCCTGCTCCTCGCGACGGGCGCCGGCAACATGTGGAGCCAGGTGGGCGGCGTGCCCGCCCTCGTCGGGACCTCCTACGGCCGCCTGCTCCTGCTCAAGCTCGCCCTCGTGCTCGCCATCCTCGTCGTCGCGCGCCGCAGCCGCGGGCTCCTGCCGTCGCTGTCTGGGGAGGCGGCCCGGGTGGGCCGCCCTGCCATGGCGCACCTCGGCCATCTCGTCGGCACAGAGTGGACGCTGGGCGTGCTGGTCCTCGTGATCGCCAGCACGCTGGTCGCCACCCCGCCGGCGAGGCACGAGAATCCGTCGTGGCCCCTGTCGTTCCGCCTCTCGTACGACGCCGCCCTGGGCCCGACCGGCCCCCGGACACGCGTGCTCGTCGGCAGCCAGGTGGCCGTGGTGGGCCTGCTGGCGCTCGTCGTGGGCGCGCTGATCGGCAGACGCCGGGGCCTCGTGCTCGGCTCGGGGGCGGCGGCGACTGCGGCAGGGCTCATACTCGCGCTGCCCCCCATGACCGTGGACGCCTATCCGACCACGTACCGGCGTCCCGCCGTGGCCTACCACGCGGGCTCGGTGGTGAAAGGCATGGCGCTCTACGGCAAGCACTGCGCGGAGTGCCACGGTGCTGTGGGGCAAGGCGACGGTGCCCGCGGGTCGGGGCTGGCGAAGCGACCCGCCGACCTCACCGGTCCTCACACGGCCGCGCACACGGCCGGCGACATCTTCTGGTGGCTCACCCACGGCATCCCGCTGGGCGGCATGCCGGGCTTCGCCGCAAAGCTGGGCGAGGAGGAGCGCTGGGATCTCGTCAACTTCCTGCGCTGCCTCGCGTCGTCGGCGCAGGCGCGAGGCCTCGGCACGGCCGTGGAGCCAGAGCGCCCCCGGGTCGTCGCCCCCGACTTCGCCTATGCCGCCGGCCCGGAGGCCGAGCGGAGCCTGAAGGAGTTCCGCGGGCAGCGGGCCGTATTGCTCATCCTCTTCAGCCTTCCCGGCTCCCGCGACCGGCTCGTCGCCCTGGCGAGATACCACGAGACGCTCCGGGCGCTGGGCGGCGAGATCCTCGCCGTCCCGCTGGACGGCGGCGCCGGGATCCTCACCCGCCTCGGCGGGCGCCCCCCGATCCTGCTCCCCGTGGTCACCGGGGGAAGCGAGGAGATCACGGCGGCCTACGGCCTCTTCCGTCGTACCCTGGCTCCCGATGGCCTCCGACCCGACCTGCCCGTGCCGGAGCACATGGAGATCCTGATCGACCGTCAGGGCTATGTGCGCGCCCGCTGGATCCCGGGGCGCGCCGCGCCCGGATGGGCGGATCCCGCGGCCCTCTTCGTCGAGCTGCAGCGCCTCGGCCGCGAGAGGCCGGGCCCGCTGCCGGCCGAGCATGTCCACTGAGGCCTCGGGGCCATGAGGCTGTGGCGGGTGGTCCTCCTCTTGAACCTGGCGCTGGCTGCCGGGCTCCTTCTCGGCTATCTCGCCTGGGGCCGTCAGATCGGGCCTCTCGAGGAAGAGCTGGCGCTCGCCCGGCAACGCTTCGCCCCTGCGGGCGTCGAGCAAGTCTTCACCGGCCAGGGCGTGGTGCGCGCGCTGATCACGGAGCTCCACGTGGTCGTCCTCAGCCACGAGGACATCCCCGGCTTCATGCCCGCCATGACCATGGGCTTTCAGGCTCAGGACCCGGAACTGCTCGCCGCGGCGCAGGTCGGCGACCTGGTGCGGTTCACGCTGAGAGGCGTCCCGCCGAGGTTGGCGATCACAAGGCTGGAGAAGCAGGGACAGATGTGACCGCAAGCCGTCCCGGCAGCGCGGCTGCCCGTTCGACTTCGCTCCACGGCGCGCCGGATCGGGTATCCTTACCAGCCCGAGCATGAGCCGACCAAGAAGAAAGAAGGCATGACATCCATCGACACCGCGCGCTGGCGGACGGTGTGTTTGGCGAGCCTCGCCGCCTTCGCCGCGCTGGCGCTGGTCGCCCTCGCGGCCGGGGTCCCGCCCGGCGACGCGATGATCCGTCAGGGGCTCCTCGACGGCCGGAGCCCGCACGCGCTCGAGGCCGCCCGGTGGGTGAACCATGGCGGGACCTACCGTGTGCTCATCCCGGCGGCCCTGCTGCTATTCGCCCTGTCCCCGGTCGCCAGACGACACTGGTGGCTGTGGGGCGCTGTCCTGGCCGGCTCGGGGGCCGCCGAGACCGCCGCCAAGCTCCTCGTGGGCCGGCCGCGGCCCACCGGGGGGTCCTTCGGCTTTCCCAGCGGCCACGCCATCGCCGCCGCGGCCTTCGCCGTCATCCTCATCTACGTGGTGAGCCGCGAGCGATGGAGCCGGGGGCGGCGCGTGGCCCTGGGGGCCCTGGGCCTCATCCTGGCTCTCGGCGTGGGCTGGGCCCGCGTGATGCTCGACGCCCACTGGCCCACCGACGTCCTGGGAGGCTGGGCGCTCGGCACGGCCTGCGCCGCGGCTGCGGCGTGGTGGGAGAGCGCGCGTCTCGCCGCGCTCGGAGGCGAACCGTGAGTCGGCGCTGGCGCCGGGGACGGCGGATGGCGCTGGCGCTCCTGGCTCTCGGCGTGGCCGGCTGCTCTGAGCCGCCCACGCCGCCGTCGAAGCCGCTGGTCGTGGCGACCTTCTATCCCCTCTACGAGTTCTCGCGCCAGGTGACTGGCGACCGCGCCGAGGTCGTCTCGCTCGTCCCGCCCGGGGTGGAGCCCCACGACTGGGAGCCCACCCCCCAGGAGGTGGCGCGGGTCGGTCGCGCCGGCCTCCTCGTCTACAACGGCGCGGGAATCGAGCCCTGGGTGGACAAGCTCCTCGCGGACGCGGCGGCGAGGCCCGCGACGGTCAACGCCACCGAGGGGCTGCCACTCCTGACCGGGGCCGGCGGCGGCCCTCCCGATCCCCACGTCTGGCTCGATCCGGTCCTCGCCCAGGCAATGGTCGAGCGGATCATGGAGGCGCTGAAGCGAGCCGATCCAGCGGGAGCCGGGGAGTACGCCGAGCGCGCCCGCGCGTTCCAGTCGAGACTGGCTCGCCTCCACGAGGCCTACGAGACGGGCCTCGCCCGCTGCGCGCGCCGGGACATCGTCGTCTCCCACGCGGCCTTCGGCTACCTGGGGGCGCGCTACCGGCTGTCGGTGGTGCCGGTCATGGGGCTCGCGCCCGAGTCGGAGCCGAGCCCGGCCCAGCTCGCCGCCATCGTCCGCTTCGCGCGCCAGCGGAAAGTGAAGTACATTTTCTTCGAGACGCTGGTGAGCCCGCGGCTGGCGGAGACGCTGGCCCGCGAGGTCGGGGCCCGGACGCTCGTCCTGAACCCCGTCGAGGGACTCACGCCGGAGCAGGCGAGCGCGGGCCAGGGGTACGTGGCGCTGATGGAGGAGAACCTGAAGAACCTGCGTGTGGCGCTGGAGTGCCCGTGAGGCCCTTCGTCGAGCTGGAGGGCGTGGACTTCACCTACGGAGAGGTGCGCGTGCTCGAGGGCATCCACCTCGCCGTGGAGGCGGGAGATTTCCTCGGCATCATCGGGCCCAACGGCTCCGGCAAGACGACGCTCCTCCGCATCGTGCTCGGGCTGCTGGTGCCCTCGGCCGGCCGGGTGCGCCTCTTCGGCCATGCCCCCGAGAGCTTCCGCCAGTGGGGGCGCGTGGGCTATGTCCCGCAAAGGGCCACGCTCGACGCCGGGCTGCCGGCCACGGTGCAGGAGGTCGTGGCGAGCGGGCTCGTGGCGGCGCTGGGGCTCCTCGGACGGGCGGGCGCCGCCGAGCGCCGTCGGGTCGGCGAGGTGCTCGGCCAGGTGGGCATGGACACGCTGGCCGCGGCGCGCATCGGAACGCTTTCTCCCGGGCAGCAGCAGCGGGTGCTCATCGCCCGGGCCCTAGTCTCCAGGCCCGAGCTCCTGATCCTCGACGAGCCCACGGGCGGCGTGGACCCGGAGGCCCAGACCAGCTTCTACGCGCTCCTCCACCACCTCCACCGTGAGCGCGAGGTCACCCTGATCCTCGTGAGCCACGACATCGGCGTGGTGGCGAAGGAGGTCACCAAGCTCGCCTGTCTCAACCGGCGCCTGATCTTCCACGGCCGGCCCGCGGACTTCCTCAGCGACGCGGCGCTGGCCGCGCCCTACGGGCCCGCGGTGCGTGTCGTCTCCCACCACCACTGACGGCATGGCGCTCCCCGAGTTCCTCCAGTACGGCTTCATGCACCGCGCCTTCGTGGCCGGCGCCATGACGGCCATCATCTGCCCGTCCATCGGCGTCTTCCTGATTCCGCGCCGGCTCTCGCTCATCGCCGACACCCTGGCCCACGTGGCGCTCGCCGGGGTGGCGCTCGGGCTCTTCGTGGGGATCTCACCCGTCCTCGGCGCGCTCGTGGTGACCGTGGCCGGGGCGGTGGGCATGGAGCGGCTGCGCGCGCGCGGCGCCCTCCAGGGAGACGCCGCGCTGGCCGTGTTCCTCTCGGGCGGCTTCGCCCTGGCGGTGGTGCTCATCAGCCTGGCGCGCGGCTTCAACGCCGATCTCTTCGCCATCCTGTTCGGGAGCATCCTCACGGTGAGCCCGACGGATGTCTGGCTCATCGTGGGCCTGGGCGCGGTGGTCGGCACGGCCATCGGCCTCTTCTACCGCCAGCTCTTCGCCATCACGCTCAACGAGGATCTCGCCCGCACCAGCGGCGTGCCGGTAGCCGCCCTCAACCTGATGCTCACGCTGCTCACCGCGCTCACCACGGTGGTGGCCATGCGCATGGTGGGGGTGCTCCTCGTCAGCGCGATGATCGTCATCCCCACCCTCACGGGCTTCTCGCTGGGCC
The Candidatus Rokuibacteriota bacterium genome window above contains:
- a CDS encoding ABC transporter permease, encoding MSGREWAGRLHLPTVGVAAAVLVVWSLLSWRYGAYVLPAPRAVVSGFVEILRSGEIWTHTAASLSRILVGFGGAVLVAVCLALAAFVSRLARGVVHDLLAVLNSTSVFVWIVISLIWFGLSHWAPIFTTFMITLPVVASNLVEGVASVDRRLLEMGDVYRLGSREKFTSIVIPSTLPYLVAGMKVGFGLALKVSVVAEIFGVTSGIGYIMNYSREILATQMVFVWALVMILVMLVTDKLVFDAASRRLQRWR
- a CDS encoding VPLPA-CTERM sorting domain-containing protein → MSVLLRTLVVLVLVMTSASGAMAVPAFWTDWTTETAGAPGVLGSLTVGSSTVDVAFSGSYFFAQTSGGTNFWSPGAPYISSTVDNAPPASDIIALGSGGLATITFSEPVEDPLLALVSWNGNVVDFGVPIEILSFGCGFFGCGTPLLNAGSTGFTGAGEVHGVIRLPGAFSSISFTHTSEFWHGLTVGVLGLAEPPPPPPTGVPAPASLVLLGLGLAGLAAARRRKQR
- a CDS encoding ABC transporter substrate-binding protein, translating into MIRRREFVTGGAAAAGAVVLGAPAVLRAQAKGKVRLAYLQLGWAATEIIHKEDLLGRYGWTAEYSIVAGAPGPLLNQLAARNVDAIDMSFALAAKAFEDGVPLKVTGVATAVLGAIVARKDAGLTKVEDLRGKKVAAIVGTSTFFDIRALTLKGYGLDLQKETQLVTATSPPDMVTMLGKKDVDAIIAWQPITDQVVFRGEGVYLAKQIDLWRKATGRPSGFPVHVCYLASTEFIQKHPSFPKDLNDAQRDAVDIWYKKPARAMEIVGEVTRLPRDVIAVAHRETVRMLSGLPEEQIETLIVQLKLNKEFGFLKSDIWDNPDRIRREFFHRA
- a CDS encoding TrpB-like pyridoxal phosphate-dependent enzyme, coding for MAKHADDATTKYVLTESEMPTRWYNIAADLKTPPAPVMHPGTGQPIGPQDLAPLFPMELIKQEVSQERWIEIPDEVRDILRLWRPSPLYRARRLEKALGTPARIYYKYEGVSPAGSHKPNTAVAQAYYNKKEGVTRIATETGAGQWGSALAMACQFFGLQCKVYMVKVSYQQKPYRRVMMETWGAQVVPSPSPDTQAGKKMLEQDPNSPGSLGIAISEAVEDAATREDTKYSLGSVLNHVLTHQTIIGLEAKKQLEKAEDEAENVIACAGGGPNFAGLAFPFVADKLTSGKKTRIVAVEPTACPSLTKGKYVYDFGDTVGMTPLVKMHTLGHTFIPAPLHAGGLRYHGMAPLVCKLYDEKYIEAVAVPQLATFQAAIQFARSEGIIPAPESAHAIRVVIDEALRCKEAGRGQTILFNLSGHGAFDLGAYEAYLAGKLQDYEYPSEKVEAALRDLPQIRG
- a CDS encoding alkylhydroperoxidase, with translation AVKVTGRCGEIEGKDFERLREHGFTDSDIWDIGAVAAFFNMSNRMASLAGMRPNREFYAMGRGQ
- a CDS encoding HAD-IA family hydrolase is translated as MAPSPSLRRSRPLRAVIFDAGNTLLRMNYSVIAAELLARGRPVTGAAVEEAELRARVRLDRHLGPRARPDAATVASDSTESGTTQGRYLRYILEHLGITDEGEIEALARWRRGYNLPVGLWNVADPGAESALRRVKAAGLVAGVISNSNGSVRSILEATGLAAHLDLIVDSAVVGVEKPDARIFRIGLAEARVAPEEAVYVGDLYSVDVLGARGVGMEAVLLDPRGFWGERDCLQAVDLAAAVGLALHSRPPA
- a CDS encoding CopD family protein; protein product: MTALGAGLRWLNLLAGICLVGIFTASLLAGPRLSPTARGWEEGLGRWARRLAALALLSGLGLLAHQSAHLAGRPAAALEVGTWLGVLLETRWGTVWLLRHVLLLLLAALLLLREREASRADWAALRVESWMLGVAALAALGWAGHAAAVEPGALPAALVDMAHLIATGIWLGTLLPLSLFCRAASREAGADSRPCAVLAVRRFSGLALAAILLLLATGAGNMWSQVGGVPALVGTSYGRLLLLKLALVLAILVVARRSRGLLPSLSGEAARVGRPAMAHLGHLVGTEWTLGVLVLVIASTLVATPPARHENPSWPLSFRLSYDAALGPTGPRTRVLVGSQVAVVGLLALVVGALIGRRRGLVLGSGAAATAAGLILALPPMTVDAYPTTYRRPAVAYHAGSVVKGMALYGKHCAECHGAVGQGDGARGSGLAKRPADLTGPHTAAHTAGDIFWWLTHGIPLGGMPGFAAKLGEEERWDLVNFLRCLASSAQARGLGTAVEPERPRVVAPDFAYAAGPEAERSLKEFRGQRAVLLILFSLPGSRDRLVALARYHETLRALGGEILAVPLDGGAGILTRLGGRPPILLPVVTGGSEEITAAYGLFRRTLAPDGLRPDLPVPEHMEILIDRQGYVRARWIPGRAAPGWADPAALFVELQRLGRERPGPLPAEHVH
- a CDS encoding hydrolase, which encodes MIKPYTAVGLIPTVRGIRKRKDIRINLEHLAHLVKAASWLSSLDLPVRLIAFPEGALQGFNDEVLDLDHATFAREGAIDIPGEETEALGAIAKEYGAFVMAQAKARHPDLKDRFFNVGFIINPRGKVILQHYKVSPLFPVEHSVCPHDVYDWWVEKYGRTLQAFWPVVDTEIGRLGIMMANEGSYPENARALALNGAEVVYRASYPHPATGNEIFEIQSRARALDNNMYVVAPNMGTYYLFPEETTPIDTFGGRSFVINYKGQIVGRQDYGAGSTYVGGVVDIEALRDHRARAQWDNWMKDLRTELYQLLYEKPIYPKNLYLKRAPMKHKEYREKVIKRQIRLMHDRGIWARPAR
- a CDS encoding ABC transporter ATP-binding protein gives rise to the protein MAVKLSASGIGKDYLIPVIQDVSFSVEAGEFVCLLGPNGCGKTTLLRILGGIEPATRGTVCLDGQPVVADQRHERKVGIVFQEDRLLPWLTLRDNVALVLKPLGLPREERHLRAMQHLRVAGLRGFEEYYPGRVSGGMRQRAAIARALAIEPDVLLMDEPFGALDAQNRRIMQEEVRRIWAETARTIVFVTHSIEEAAAVGTTLIMLSARPSRIRELIRNDRTADRAKLVDDLNTMIMEEVHKQQGDTR